From Hylaeus volcanicus isolate JK05 chromosome 2, UHH_iyHylVolc1.0_haploid, whole genome shotgun sequence, the proteins below share one genomic window:
- the LOC128872976 gene encoding probable cytochrome P450 4aa1 isoform X1: protein MGKPKFHVAAQYTLFNVFQCNEILRKVLRDCENMVLTAQQIWDQAPVGVWAYLVVLASIYILYILRSYIRSVIFVSRLDGPKTVPILGNAKCVLEDNLLYRLAHENQIYGRIIRIWLTGLPYVMLFEPEDIQTVLSSMKHTQKIFFYKLLDNFLGKGLITRDVVTWRTHRKFLQPAFHLQILERFTTTFAECANHLMNEFFEKDNQEINITSFINDSVYDILSETVLGINRASRHSSDMPMDDDLPFRKGQIMFLYRLVRPWLLIEWIYRLTKHGKEEEKQRRDLFDTCFKMMQDKRDQLRNKDTKVSDDTEKSQKMSLLEYMVEMNEKNPCFSDEDIVEECCTFMLAGQDSVGTATAITIFLLANHPEWQEKCIEELDEIFEGSSRLPTIKDLKEMRCLEMCIKETLRLYPSVPIIARMVGEDVKIGKHVIPAGCGVLMSPYSTHRLPHHFPNPEAFKPERFSPENSEKRHPYAYLPFSAGPRNCIGHKFAMLEMKSMISAILRKCRLQSVPGKEEVRAKFRMTIRAQGGLWVKIVARDRKLKTGDSLI, encoded by the exons ATGGGTAAGCCGAAGTTCCATGTCGCGGCTCAATACACTTTGTTTAATGTGTTCCAGTGTAACGAAATTCTAAGAAAAGTTTTACGAGATTGTGAGAATATGGTTCTTACGGCTCAGCAAATA TGGGACCAAGCACCAGTTGGGGTGTGGGCATACCTCGTTGTTTTGGCCAGCATTTACATTCTATACATTCTGAGAAGCTACATCAGGAGCGTCATATTCGTTTCGAGACTCGATGGTCCAAAGACAGTGCCAATCCTCGGGAACGCGAAATGCGTTCTCGAAGACAACC TACTTTATAGACTGGCGCACGAGAATCAAATTTATGGTCGCATCATCAGGATATGGCTGACAGGGCTGCCGTACGTGATGCTTTTCGAGCCGGAGGACATTCAAACGGTCCTCAGCAGTATGAAGCACACGcagaagatatttttttacaaactaCTCGACAATTTCCTCGGGAAAGGCTTGATTACTAGAGACGTGGTGACATGGCGGACTCATCGAAAGTTTCTGCAGCCAGCTTTTCATCTTCAGATTCTAGAGAGATTCACGACTACCTTCGCGGAATGCGCGAACCATTTAATGAATGAGTTCTTTGAAAAGGATAACCAGGAAATCAACATTACCTCTTTCATCAACGATTCCGTCTACGACATACTGAGTG AGACTGTTTTGGGAATAAATCGCGCGAGTCGACATTCATCCGACATGCCAATGGACGACGATCTACCTTTTAGAAA GGGACAAATAATGTTTCTGTATCGTCTTGTGAGGCCTTGGCTGTTGATCGAATGGATTTATCGATTAACCAAACATGGCAAGGAGGAGGAGAAGCAACGAAGAGATCTTTTCGATACCTGTTTCAAAATGATGCAAGATAAACGCGATCAATTGAGGAATAAGGATACGAAAGTTAGCGATGATACGGAAAAATCTCAGAAAATGTCTCTGCTCGAGTACATGGTGGAGATGAACGAGAAGAACCCTTGCTTTAGCGACGAAGATATCGTCGAGGAGTGTTGCACGTTCATGTTAGCGGGTCAAGATTCGGTCGGTACTGCAACGGCGATAACGATCTTCCTCCTAGCCAATCACCCCGAATGGCAAGAGAAGTGCATAGAAGAGCTCGACGAGATTTTCGAGGGTAGTTCAAGGCTGCCTACAATCAAGGATTTGAAAGAGATGAGATGCTTGGAAATGTGCATCAAAGAAACGCTCCGACTGTATCCCAGTGTGCCGATCATAGCAAGAATGGTTGGCGAAGATGTGAAAATAG GGAAACACGTGATACCAGCTGGCTGTGGCGTGCTCATGTCCCCTTACAGCACGCATCGTTTGCCACATCATTTTCCTAATCCAGAAGCGTTCAAACCCGAGCGTTTCAGTCCTGAGAATTCTGAGAAAAGACACCCGTACGCTTATTTACCCTTCAGCGCTGGACCAAGGAACTGCATAG GACACAAATTCGCGATGCTTGAGATGAAATCCATGATCAGCGCAATCCTCAGGAAGTGTCGGTTACAATCAGTTCCTGGAAAAGAAGAAGTGCGAGCGAAATTTAGGATGACGATCAGAGCGCAAGGCGGACTCTGGGTTAAAATAGTTGCGCGTgatcgaaaattgaaaactggtGACAGTTTGATTTGA
- the LOC128872976 gene encoding probable cytochrome P450 4aa1 isoform X2, translated as MVFIKWDQAPVGVWAYLVVLASIYILYILRSYIRSVIFVSRLDGPKTVPILGNAKCVLEDNLLYRLAHENQIYGRIIRIWLTGLPYVMLFEPEDIQTVLSSMKHTQKIFFYKLLDNFLGKGLITRDVVTWRTHRKFLQPAFHLQILERFTTTFAECANHLMNEFFEKDNQEINITSFINDSVYDILSETVLGINRASRHSSDMPMDDDLPFRKGQIMFLYRLVRPWLLIEWIYRLTKHGKEEEKQRRDLFDTCFKMMQDKRDQLRNKDTKVSDDTEKSQKMSLLEYMVEMNEKNPCFSDEDIVEECCTFMLAGQDSVGTATAITIFLLANHPEWQEKCIEELDEIFEGSSRLPTIKDLKEMRCLEMCIKETLRLYPSVPIIARMVGEDVKIGKHVIPAGCGVLMSPYSTHRLPHHFPNPEAFKPERFSPENSEKRHPYAYLPFSAGPRNCIGHKFAMLEMKSMISAILRKCRLQSVPGKEEVRAKFRMTIRAQGGLWVKIVARDRKLKTGDSLI; from the exons ATGGTGTTCATCAAG TGGGACCAAGCACCAGTTGGGGTGTGGGCATACCTCGTTGTTTTGGCCAGCATTTACATTCTATACATTCTGAGAAGCTACATCAGGAGCGTCATATTCGTTTCGAGACTCGATGGTCCAAAGACAGTGCCAATCCTCGGGAACGCGAAATGCGTTCTCGAAGACAACC TACTTTATAGACTGGCGCACGAGAATCAAATTTATGGTCGCATCATCAGGATATGGCTGACAGGGCTGCCGTACGTGATGCTTTTCGAGCCGGAGGACATTCAAACGGTCCTCAGCAGTATGAAGCACACGcagaagatatttttttacaaactaCTCGACAATTTCCTCGGGAAAGGCTTGATTACTAGAGACGTGGTGACATGGCGGACTCATCGAAAGTTTCTGCAGCCAGCTTTTCATCTTCAGATTCTAGAGAGATTCACGACTACCTTCGCGGAATGCGCGAACCATTTAATGAATGAGTTCTTTGAAAAGGATAACCAGGAAATCAACATTACCTCTTTCATCAACGATTCCGTCTACGACATACTGAGTG AGACTGTTTTGGGAATAAATCGCGCGAGTCGACATTCATCCGACATGCCAATGGACGACGATCTACCTTTTAGAAA GGGACAAATAATGTTTCTGTATCGTCTTGTGAGGCCTTGGCTGTTGATCGAATGGATTTATCGATTAACCAAACATGGCAAGGAGGAGGAGAAGCAACGAAGAGATCTTTTCGATACCTGTTTCAAAATGATGCAAGATAAACGCGATCAATTGAGGAATAAGGATACGAAAGTTAGCGATGATACGGAAAAATCTCAGAAAATGTCTCTGCTCGAGTACATGGTGGAGATGAACGAGAAGAACCCTTGCTTTAGCGACGAAGATATCGTCGAGGAGTGTTGCACGTTCATGTTAGCGGGTCAAGATTCGGTCGGTACTGCAACGGCGATAACGATCTTCCTCCTAGCCAATCACCCCGAATGGCAAGAGAAGTGCATAGAAGAGCTCGACGAGATTTTCGAGGGTAGTTCAAGGCTGCCTACAATCAAGGATTTGAAAGAGATGAGATGCTTGGAAATGTGCATCAAAGAAACGCTCCGACTGTATCCCAGTGTGCCGATCATAGCAAGAATGGTTGGCGAAGATGTGAAAATAG GGAAACACGTGATACCAGCTGGCTGTGGCGTGCTCATGTCCCCTTACAGCACGCATCGTTTGCCACATCATTTTCCTAATCCAGAAGCGTTCAAACCCGAGCGTTTCAGTCCTGAGAATTCTGAGAAAAGACACCCGTACGCTTATTTACCCTTCAGCGCTGGACCAAGGAACTGCATAG GACACAAATTCGCGATGCTTGAGATGAAATCCATGATCAGCGCAATCCTCAGGAAGTGTCGGTTACAATCAGTTCCTGGAAAAGAAGAAGTGCGAGCGAAATTTAGGATGACGATCAGAGCGCAAGGCGGACTCTGGGTTAAAATAGTTGCGCGTgatcgaaaattgaaaactggtGACAGTTTGATTTGA
- the LOC128872973 gene encoding alpha-tubulin N-acetyltransferase-like isoform X1, translating into MEFKFNVNKLLPRQINKVTHTLIPEDFKGDRRELHECQRQLGRVLDDMGEASARAQGLNKPITSTLKLRDTDHLVYLLVDNEANNGLGCVVGLLKTGSKNLFMFDETGTHYQLKPRCVLDFYVHESRQRMGLGNILYEYMLSEENIRPWKLAIDRPSGKFLAFLDKYYGLSKIIPQNNKFVVFEGFFDDERQDVRSNRYSLPAKTTNDIGGSNNIHNNNNGKSNSGMNGVQYPAFVARNSIGRYAAARPPCSMANIIHNTAVLGPSVERTDYFFSEQSRTPTAMQLKPDRPRSLSIYSEEEQKQRTSELSTVPTPALPDHQPTPLATILRDTEKTEKNMKPSPSCSQEVAGTNQHTRLDLKFYHSPLW; encoded by the exons ATGGAGTTCAAGTTCAACGTAAATAAACTCTTGCCCAGGCAGATCAACAAGGTCACGCACACTCTCATCCCGGAAGACTTCAAAGGCGATCGTCGTGAATTACA CGAATGCCAGAGGCAATTGGGCAGAGTCCTCGACGATATGGGCGAGGCTTCGGCAAGGGCTCAGGGTCTGAACAAGCCAATAACTAGCACCCTAAAACTTCGAGACACGGACCATTTGGTATATTTATTAGTGGACAACGAAGCTAACAA CGGACTGGGTTGCGTGGTGGGTTTGCTAAAGACCGGATCGAAGAATCTCTTCATGTTCGACGAGACAGGAACTCATTACCAGCTGAAGCCCAGGTGCGTTTTGGACTTTTATGTTCACGAGTCCCGGCAACGCATGGGCCTCGGAAATATCCTCTACGAGTACATGCTCTCT GAGGAGAACATTAGGCCATGGAAGCTGGCGATCGATCGACCTTCGGGGAAATTCTTAGCCTTCCTGGACAAGTACTACGGCCTCTCGAAAATAATCCCgcagaataataaattcgtcGTCTTCGAAGGATTCTTCGACGATG AGCGCCAGGATGTCAGGTCAAATAGATATAGCTTACCTGCTAAAACGACAAACGATATCGGTGGATCAAATAACAttcataataacaataacggAAAAAGTAATTCTGG AATGAACGGCGTTCAGTATCCTGCATTTGTTGCGCGTAATTCGATCGGCAGATACGCCGCAGCACGGCCTCCTTGTTCCATGGCAAAT ATAATCCATAACACTGCTGTGCTTGGTCCATCAGTCGAACGTACCGA TTATTTTTTCAGTGAACAATCAAGGACACCTACTGCTATGCAGTTGAAACCAGACCGACCACGCTCATTAAGTATTTACTCTGAAGAGGAACAGAAGCAACGCACAAGCGAACTGTCCACGGTACCAACGCCTGCTTTACCCGATCATCAACCAACTCCCCTTGCTACTATTTTACGAGACACAGAAAAGACCGAAAAGAACATGAAACCGTCTCCCTCATGTAGTCAAGAAGTAGCCGGTACTAATCAACACACTCGATTGGACCTCAAATTTTATCATTCACCTTTATGGTAA
- the LOC128872973 gene encoding alpha-tubulin N-acetyltransferase-like isoform X2 — MEFKFNVNKLLPRQINKVTHTLIPEDFKGDRRELHECQRQLGRVLDDMGEASARAQGLNKPITSTLKLRDTDHLVYLLVDNEANNGLGCVVGLLKTGSKNLFMFDETGTHYQLKPRCVLDFYVHESRQRMGLGNILYEYMLSEENIRPWKLAIDRPSGKFLAFLDKYYGLSKIIPQNNKFVVFEGFFDDERQDVRSNRYSLPAKTTNDIGGSNNIHNNNNGKSNSGMNGVQYPAFVARNSIGRYAAARPPCSMANIIHNTAVLGPSVERTDEQSRTPTAMQLKPDRPRSLSIYSEEEQKQRTSELSTVPTPALPDHQPTPLATILRDTEKTEKNMKPSPSCSQEVAGTNQHTRLDLKFYHSPLW; from the exons ATGGAGTTCAAGTTCAACGTAAATAAACTCTTGCCCAGGCAGATCAACAAGGTCACGCACACTCTCATCCCGGAAGACTTCAAAGGCGATCGTCGTGAATTACA CGAATGCCAGAGGCAATTGGGCAGAGTCCTCGACGATATGGGCGAGGCTTCGGCAAGGGCTCAGGGTCTGAACAAGCCAATAACTAGCACCCTAAAACTTCGAGACACGGACCATTTGGTATATTTATTAGTGGACAACGAAGCTAACAA CGGACTGGGTTGCGTGGTGGGTTTGCTAAAGACCGGATCGAAGAATCTCTTCATGTTCGACGAGACAGGAACTCATTACCAGCTGAAGCCCAGGTGCGTTTTGGACTTTTATGTTCACGAGTCCCGGCAACGCATGGGCCTCGGAAATATCCTCTACGAGTACATGCTCTCT GAGGAGAACATTAGGCCATGGAAGCTGGCGATCGATCGACCTTCGGGGAAATTCTTAGCCTTCCTGGACAAGTACTACGGCCTCTCGAAAATAATCCCgcagaataataaattcgtcGTCTTCGAAGGATTCTTCGACGATG AGCGCCAGGATGTCAGGTCAAATAGATATAGCTTACCTGCTAAAACGACAAACGATATCGGTGGATCAAATAACAttcataataacaataacggAAAAAGTAATTCTGG AATGAACGGCGTTCAGTATCCTGCATTTGTTGCGCGTAATTCGATCGGCAGATACGCCGCAGCACGGCCTCCTTGTTCCATGGCAAAT ATAATCCATAACACTGCTGTGCTTGGTCCATCAGTCGAACGTACCGA TGAACAATCAAGGACACCTACTGCTATGCAGTTGAAACCAGACCGACCACGCTCATTAAGTATTTACTCTGAAGAGGAACAGAAGCAACGCACAAGCGAACTGTCCACGGTACCAACGCCTGCTTTACCCGATCATCAACCAACTCCCCTTGCTACTATTTTACGAGACACAGAAAAGACCGAAAAGAACATGAAACCGTCTCCCTCATGTAGTCAAGAAGTAGCCGGTACTAATCAACACACTCGATTGGACCTCAAATTTTATCATTCACCTTTATGGTAA
- the LOC128872974 gene encoding polyisoprenoid diphosphate/phosphate phosphohydrolase PLPP6 isoform X1: protein MVRRSERARGQERRRVVTEEKKKNKREIPKVIKDLLVFDIKFSHNLVTQAEKFNFMKQLRVHYAVLEISCHGIPWIASILALIWILDNKSLYQVQVNLLIGLLLDIIVIALLKSVTRRRRPSVSPVPFAVGPDKYSFPSGHASRAMLVFYFFKYLWPVSVLFLTPILAWVVAVSLSRLLMRRHHVLDIIVGLFVGYAEGLFMSLLYLEPQTCYNLVYWLTDEKLSGAEYDI, encoded by the exons ATGGTGAGACGGAGTGAAAGAGCACGGGGACAAGAGAGACGGAGAGTCGtgacagaagaaaaaaaaaag aataaaagagaaattccAAAGGTTATAAAGGATCTATTAGTTTTTGACATTaaattttcacataatttggTAACACAAGCGGAAAAGTTCAATTTTATGAAGCAATTGAGAGTGCATTACGCAGTATTGGAg atatCATGTCATGGCATTCCATGGATCGCATCAATACTTGCGCTTATTTGGATTCTAGACAATAAAAGCTTGTATCAAGTACAAGTCAATTTGTTGATAG GCCTGCTATTGGACATTATTGTCATTGCTTTGTTGAAATCAGTTACACGACGAAGACGACCTTCAGTGTCTCCTGTTCCTTTTGCAGTAGGGCCTGacaaatattcatttccaTCGGGTCATGCTTCACGGGCAATGTTAGTgttctatttctttaaatatttgtggCCGGTATCTGTACTTTTTCTCACTCCTATATTAGCATGGGTTGTTGCCGTAAGTTTGTCTCGGCTTTTAATGAGAAGACATCATGTTCTTGATATTATTGTAGGATTATTTGTAGGTTATGCAGAAGGACTATTTATGAGTTTGTTGTATTTAGAGCCACAAACTTGTTATAATTTAGTATATTGGTTAACTGATGAAAAGCTAAGTGGTGCAGAATATGATATTTAG
- the LOC128872974 gene encoding polyisoprenoid diphosphate/phosphate phosphohydrolase PLPP6 isoform X3 — translation MKQLRVHYAVLEISCHGIPWIASILALIWILDNKSLYQVQVNLLIGLLLDIIVIALLKSVTRRRRPSVSPVPFAVGPDKYSFPSGHASRAMLVFYFFKYLWPVSVLFLTPILAWVVAVSLSRLLMRRHHVLDIIVGLFVGYAEGLFMSLLYLEPQTCYNLVYWLTDEKLSGAEYDI, via the exons ATGAAGCAATTGAGAGTGCATTACGCAGTATTGGAg atatCATGTCATGGCATTCCATGGATCGCATCAATACTTGCGCTTATTTGGATTCTAGACAATAAAAGCTTGTATCAAGTACAAGTCAATTTGTTGATAG GCCTGCTATTGGACATTATTGTCATTGCTTTGTTGAAATCAGTTACACGACGAAGACGACCTTCAGTGTCTCCTGTTCCTTTTGCAGTAGGGCCTGacaaatattcatttccaTCGGGTCATGCTTCACGGGCAATGTTAGTgttctatttctttaaatatttgtggCCGGTATCTGTACTTTTTCTCACTCCTATATTAGCATGGGTTGTTGCCGTAAGTTTGTCTCGGCTTTTAATGAGAAGACATCATGTTCTTGATATTATTGTAGGATTATTTGTAGGTTATGCAGAAGGACTATTTATGAGTTTGTTGTATTTAGAGCCACAAACTTGTTATAATTTAGTATATTGGTTAACTGATGAAAAGCTAAGTGGTGCAGAATATGATATTTAG
- the LOC128872974 gene encoding polyisoprenoid diphosphate/phosphate phosphohydrolase PLPP6 isoform X2 translates to MDKNKREIPKVIKDLLVFDIKFSHNLVTQAEKFNFMKQLRVHYAVLEISCHGIPWIASILALIWILDNKSLYQVQVNLLIGLLLDIIVIALLKSVTRRRRPSVSPVPFAVGPDKYSFPSGHASRAMLVFYFFKYLWPVSVLFLTPILAWVVAVSLSRLLMRRHHVLDIIVGLFVGYAEGLFMSLLYLEPQTCYNLVYWLTDEKLSGAEYDI, encoded by the exons ATGGATAAg aataaaagagaaattccAAAGGTTATAAAGGATCTATTAGTTTTTGACATTaaattttcacataatttggTAACACAAGCGGAAAAGTTCAATTTTATGAAGCAATTGAGAGTGCATTACGCAGTATTGGAg atatCATGTCATGGCATTCCATGGATCGCATCAATACTTGCGCTTATTTGGATTCTAGACAATAAAAGCTTGTATCAAGTACAAGTCAATTTGTTGATAG GCCTGCTATTGGACATTATTGTCATTGCTTTGTTGAAATCAGTTACACGACGAAGACGACCTTCAGTGTCTCCTGTTCCTTTTGCAGTAGGGCCTGacaaatattcatttccaTCGGGTCATGCTTCACGGGCAATGTTAGTgttctatttctttaaatatttgtggCCGGTATCTGTACTTTTTCTCACTCCTATATTAGCATGGGTTGTTGCCGTAAGTTTGTCTCGGCTTTTAATGAGAAGACATCATGTTCTTGATATTATTGTAGGATTATTTGTAGGTTATGCAGAAGGACTATTTATGAGTTTGTTGTATTTAGAGCCACAAACTTGTTATAATTTAGTATATTGGTTAACTGATGAAAAGCTAAGTGGTGCAGAATATGATATTTAG